The sequence CTGGAGGGCGAGGCCGCGAAGGCGCCCAACCCGGATGCGCGCTCCGTGTTCGACTCGCACCGCATGCTGGCGGCGATGAAGCTGAACGCGCCCGAGCGCGTGATTCCGGCGCTGGAGCAGAGCGAGAAGGACCTGCCGCAGGACTACAACCCGCCCGCGCGGCTCGCGACGTTGTATCGGCTGCAGGGCCGGCTGGACGACGCGCTCGCCGCGAGCGACCGCGCGTTGGCCCGCGTGCAGGGGGCCCGGCGCCTGACGGTGCTCTCCGGCCGCGCGGACATCTACGTGGCGCGCAAGGACCCGGCCAGTGCGGCGAAGACGCTGGAGGAGGCGATTGCCTTCGCGAAGACGCTGCCCTCCGCGCAGGTGTCTCCTCGCGCGGTGGCCGGACTGGAGAAGAAGCTCGCGGGCATCCAGGCCACGGTGGCGCAGCCCCAGTCGCAGGCCGCGCCGAAGTAGCGCTCAGCGAGCAGCGGCGCGGGTGTCCAGGTCGAACAGTTCGTACTGCTCCACCGGGCACTCGCGCATGCCGCCGTCGGTGAAGACGAGCACCGCTTCCTCCGGCCTCGGTGGCGGCGGTGCTCCGTGCGCGTAGTGCACGCGCGCTCCATCCGTGACGAGGTGCCGCACCACTCCATCGCGCGCCTCCGCCGTGGAGAAGCCCAGCAGCTCACGGTTGCGCTTGTCGCGCGTGTGCCCCACCACCTGCGTGAGTCCGGCGGGCAGCCGCCTCGGGTCAAAGCGCCTTCGCGGCGTCTCCCGCACGCGCCCCGCGTCCTCCGGCTTCAGGCTGGGGCGATGGTAGAAAATGCCCACGCCCTCGCCACTCGCCGCGTCGCCGGGACGGTGTAGCCCCGGCACCACCAGCGGCCCTCTCGTCCAAGCGTCCACCGCCGCGTCCACCGTCGCGTTGAGCGCGTCCGCCACCGCGCCCGCATCCGCCCGCCGCGCGCGCTCCAGGCCTGCCACGTCCAGGTCCTCGTTCGTGACGCCCGCGTGCAGCACCAGCAGCCCGGGCCCCGCCGCGTAGGCCGTGCGGAAGCGCCGCGTGCGCAGCAGGTGCTCCACCCATGTGCGCTGCACCTCGCGGAAGTTGCCGAAGTCTCGCGCCACCAGCTCCGCCGTGGGCACTCGCGGCCAGCGCGCGAGGAACTCGCGCTCCACCGCCTCGTCCGTGTGCCCGCCCTGGTAGGCCCGGTCCGCCTCCGCCTGCGCCTGGGCGAACGTGGCATCCGTGAAGCCCTCCAGCTCACCCACGCGGCCCAGGTCGTGGTTGCCCAGAATCATCACCACCTGGTCCGCCGGGTGCGCGGCCAGCCACGCCACCAGCGACAGCGCGCTGAGCGCTCCGGACTCGCGCTCGTGCGGCTTGCCCCAGTCGAAGTGGTCGCCCACGGACACGAGCCGCACGTCGGGCCTCAGCCAGCCATCGTCACCCAGCGCGTCGTGGTGCGCGAGGATGGCCAGCACGCGGCCCACGTCGGCCTGCGGGTCGCCCATGACGAGCCTCCGCTTGCGGGGGCGTCCATCGGCGGGTGTGGAATGGGGGCCCTTCGCCACGGCCTCGGAGGCTCGGGCGAGGGCGGCCTGAATGCGGGCGTCGTCGTTCACACGCCCATCCTAGGCTCGCGCGCGGCGGCTCAGGAGGTCTGGAAGAAGCGCGCGATGAGCGCGGAGCGGCTCTCCACCTGGGCCTTGCTCAAGAGGTGCGTGACGTGCACCTCCACCGTGCGCTCCGCGCAGCCCAGCCGCGCGGCGATGGCCTTGTTCGTCTCGCCCTGCACGATGTGCGTGAGCACTTCCGACTCTCGCGCCGTGAGCGACCAGCGCGCGGACAGCGCCTGCACTCGAGCGGCCGCGCTGGACGCGGTGCCCGTGTCGATGGCGAGGTAGTGCGACGGCAGCCCCGGCGTCCGCAGCGGCGTCAGCGTCAGCGGACCGGAGCAGGGAATGCCCTGGGCTCCTCGCTTGAGCTGCTCCACCAATTCCTGCTCACCGCGCTCCAGCCTCAAGCGCCCGGCGCTGTTGGCGTGCACCACGCGGCCGCTGGCGCTCACCACCCACGCCGCGCGCCCGAGCGCCTCCATGGCCACTTCCAGCGCGGTGGACAACAGCCCCGACTCGCGCAGCCGCGTCTCCATCTGCAGCCGCCGCTGGATGGACGGCGTCAGCGCCTGGAGCAGCCGCTGCTCGCGCTCGGTGAAGGGCTCCTCGCGGCCCAGGCCCACCCAGCCGAGCAGCGCGGGGCCCTCGCACACCAGCGTGCGCAGCCACGCCATCCGCTCCACGCCGAGCTGCCGGAACACCGCACCGGAGCGCGTGAGCGCGCGCTCGCGCACCGTCTCCAACTCGCCCTCGCTCAGGCCCAGCCGCCTCCCCACCTCGCCCGCGGGCAGGTCCGGCAGCGGCATGCGCTGCGCCTCGGTCTCCGTCAGCGAGCGGAAGTGCAGCGCGCGGTTGCGCTGCGCCGGCTCCGGCCGGGCAGGATCAAACCAACCCCACGGGTCACCCACCGCGGAGATGGACCCATCCAGCACGCCGTGCACCACCGGCCCCGGAAGCGTGAAGCCCAGGCAATGGGAGTAGCTGGCGTTGTTGCGCTCGGGGCCCACATCCACTCCGTAGGCCACCGCACGCTCCGCCTTCATCACCTCACGCAGTGCACCCAGCACCGACGGAAGCGACTCCGCGCTCGGTTCGGCCTCCGCGAGCAGGACCTCCAGGTCCGCAAGCAGGCCCTGCTCCTCGGAATTCAAACGGATCAAGATTTACGGAGTATAGCCCCAAGGCCCCGGTGCCCGTCACGAGCGACCCGGCGGGGAACCACAATCGTCCGGGCGTGGACGTCTCGCCACGAATGCGTTTCGGGGTGGAGCGTGACCCATCGGGTTTCCCGTATGGACCGTTGGCCAGGTTAACAGGAGACTCACGCGTCGGCTCCCGGGGGGGAGGGCCGCTACCGCGGTGCGTGAGCGCGCGCCGGGTGCTCGACCTCCGGGTGCCCGGCGCGCTGCTCCGTTTTTCCGCCGGCCTGCCCGACACCTTCAACCTCGACCGCCGGCACCGGCATGGCCCGGGGCGTGACGAGGGCCACGGCGGCCCACCTGGCGAGCCATTGCCTGGACTGTTGCGCGGTGCGGCGGGCCGTCAGGTGTGGCGCAGGAAGCGCGGCCGGCGCTCGGCCGGCACCACCCTCCGCAGGAAGTGGAACGCGCCCATCCCCAGGTACACGACGCCGAAGGCCAGCGTCGCCCAGGCCATCCCCGCGTTGAGGTTGCGGGTGCCCAGGCCCACCAGCCCCAGGATGCAGAGGGCCGTGCCGACGCCCCAGGGCGCGGCGGAGCGCAGGTGTGGACCGCTGAAGGCGGCACCAACGGCGCAGAGGCCCACGGCGATGACGACGAAGCCGAACCAGGTCGGCTGGTCGGGTGGGAAGACCACCGCCATGCCCAGCAGCGTGGTGAGGATTCCGAGGATGGAGAGTCCCAGGGTCATGACATCGCTCCACGTAGTAGCTGGAGGAACGGTGGAGTCGCACCCGCATGAAGCCAAGCGCTCGCGGCCTGGGTGAAGGAGCGCTCCGCCGGGCCCCTGGCGCGTAGCCGGCGACGCACGTCCGGCAAGCCGGCTTCGCGCCTTGCCGCGCGGCGTCGTCGCGCAAGGCCGCGAAACGGCTCCGTTGCCGTGCGCGGCACGCGGCTGGCTACGAGGGGCGATCCGCAATGCTTGAACAAACGCAATAGGAGGAGACGTGCTCTCGAAGTGAAGGAGGCTGGATGCGGAACACATGGAATTCCGCCGTCAGCGGGGTGGCTCCGCACCTGGCTCGCGCCGCCTGGCTGTCGCATGAGTACCTGCGGCTGCGGCTCCACCAGTTCCACGAGGACGTGGCGCTGGGCATGGGCCCCACGGTGGAGGCGCTGGCGTCGGTGGTGATGTTGCGCCGCGAATACGTGCCCCTCTTCGGCTCGCTGCTGAAGTCGAATCGAGACGAGCTGCTGGCGCTGGCGGACGCGCGCACGCTCGACCCCGCGAGGGCGCTGGCGTTGATGCAGCGGGTGGGTTCGCTGGTACGCGAGCACCCGCTGCTGAAGAACGACCTCGAGGCCGCGCTGGTGGCGCACGCGATGCACTGAGCTTGCGCGCCACGCAGGACCGCGCGCCGGCCGGACCGCGCGGAGACGCACGACACCAGGAGGAGTGGGATGAAGACGAAGAGCTCCGCGAAGTGCGCGCTGTGCATGGCCATGCTGATGGCCGTCTCCGGCTGCAGGACGCCCGCGGCCATGGGGAACACGGGATTCAGCGCCTCGGACACGGGCGCCTCGGCGGCGGGGGACTCCAGTGACTCGGGGGGCTCCAGCGACGGGAACTCCAGCAAGTCGGACTCAGGCGGCTCCAGCGACGGGGACTCCAGCAAGTCGGAGTCGGGCGGCTCCAGCGATGAGAACTCGAGCAAGTCGGACTCGGGCGAGAGCTCGGAGTCGAAGAGCTCCGCCGAGGGCGGCTCCAGTGACAAGACCTCGCACAGCTCGGAGGAGGGTGGCTCCAGCGAGAGCCGCAGCAGTGAGCGGACCTCGCGCAGCTCCGAGGAGGGCGGCTCCAGCGAGGGCTCCAGCGGGACGGAGAAGGCGGAGGGCGAGACGTCGCGCTCGAAGTCGGAGAACAGCAGCCGCAGTGACAACAACAACGTGGCGTCATCAGTGACGGTGGGGGCGACCGTGGTGGGGCTCGGCGTCGTCATCTGGCAGGCGTACGCGGCGGCCGAGCGTCGCAGGGGCGTGGAGCCGAAGGAGCTGGGACGCACGGCACAGGTGTACCTGCGCTCGCGCGAGCACCAGCTTCGCGAGGACCTGGCGCTGGGCGCGGGCCCCACGGTGGAGGACCTCGCGGCGGCGGCGCACATCCGCCGGGAGAACCTGGGCACCTTCGGCCGCGTGCTGCGGGCGCACCGGCAGGAGTTGCTGGCGCTGGCGGATGCGAGCACCCTTACGCCCACGAAGGCGCTCGCGTGGCTGGAGCGCGTGGGCGCGCTGGCCGGCACGGACCCGAGGCTGGACGCGGACCGCCAGGCCTTCCTCTCGACCCAGGAAGGAGCGCGGACGGCGGAGGTGGCGCGTTGAGGCGCGCGGCGGCGTGGGGGCTCGCCCTGGCCTGTGCGCTGCCGGTTGCAGCGTCAGGTGCATCGTCCGGGCGCATGGAGACGGTGGACGGCACGGGCATGGTGGTGCTGGCGGAGGAGCCCCTGGCCCTCTCCTCGCGGGTGCTCGCGCTGCGGCGCCTGGGCGTCGTGCTGCGCGGCGCGGCGGCGGCGGACGCGGCGCTGGTGACCGAGCTGGAAGCGGGGCTCCAGGCCCTGCCGCCCGCGATGCGCCATCCCCCCGGAGGCCCGCTGGAATTGGTGCTGCACGACGAGTCCTCACCGCTCGGGCTCGGTGATGGCACTCCACAACGTCCCGACTGGAGCGAGGGACGCTCGCGCTTCCACCTCTACCGGTACGCGCCGTCCACCGAGCATCGCGCCACGCTGCGCCTGTCCCGCTTGACGGACGCGGAGTCGGAGCGGCTGTGGCGCCGCCGCGCGGTGGTGCACGCGGTGGTGCAGCGCTGGGACGACGCTCGCGGCTGGAGTGACACGCCCGCCTGGCGCCGGCTCTCCGGCTGGCAGAAGCCCTTCGAGCGGCCGCTGGTGTGGAAGGAGGAAGCGCGCATCACCTATGCCGGTGCCTTCAGCCGTGCCCTCGGACAGCGCAGCGCCTCGTTGGACTTCGTCACCTTCGCGGAGGAACTGCTCGTCCCCGTGGAGTCGCTGCGCGCGGACGCGCTGCCCGTGGACGACCAGGTGCGCTGCCAGGAGTTCTCCAAGGCCCGCGCGCTCTCGGAATTGGTGGAGCTCTCGGGCCTCGGCGCGCTGCCGTCGCGAGGCGCCTGTCCGGCCTTCGACGAATGGGCGGACCTGGACGCGCTGTCGCACTTCGAGGTG comes from Pyxidicoccus parkwaysis and encodes:
- a CDS encoding helix-turn-helix transcriptional regulator, which codes for MIRLNSEEQGLLADLEVLLAEAEPSAESLPSVLGALREVMKAERAVAYGVDVGPERNNASYSHCLGFTLPGPVVHGVLDGSISAVGDPWGWFDPARPEPAQRNRALHFRSLTETEAQRMPLPDLPAGEVGRRLGLSEGELETVRERALTRSGAVFRQLGVERMAWLRTLVCEGPALLGWVGLGREEPFTEREQRLLQALTPSIQRRLQMETRLRESGLLSTALEVAMEALGRAAWVVSASGRVVHANSAGRLRLERGEQELVEQLKRGAQGIPCSGPLTLTPLRTPGLPSHYLAIDTGTASSAAARVQALSARWSLTARESEVLTHIVQGETNKAIAARLGCAERTVEVHVTHLLSKAQVESRSALIARFFQTS
- a CDS encoding metallophosphoesterase gives rise to the protein MNDDARIQAALARASEAVAKGPHSTPADGRPRKRRLVMGDPQADVGRVLAILAHHDALGDDGWLRPDVRLVSVGDHFDWGKPHERESGALSALSLVAWLAAHPADQVVMILGNHDLGRVGELEGFTDATFAQAQAEADRAYQGGHTDEAVEREFLARWPRVPTAELVARDFGNFREVQRTWVEHLLRTRRFRTAYAAGPGLLVLHAGVTNEDLDVAGLERARRADAGAVADALNATVDAAVDAWTRGPLVVPGLHRPGDAASGEGVGIFYHRPSLKPEDAGRVRETPRRRFDPRRLPAGLTQVVGHTRDKRNRELLGFSTAEARDGVVRHLVTDGARVHYAHGAPPPPRPEEAVLVFTDGGMRECPVEQYELFDLDTRAAAR